A region from the Sandaracinus amylolyticus genome encodes:
- a CDS encoding four helix bundle protein, whose product MLKLTENAIECCRDVGRIAKVIAKHDRSLADQLRRAITSVALNAAEGTSAHDGNGRQRFRTALGSAREVDVALRVAEALGYLDGLDAALMQKLDRICAALWKLTR is encoded by the coding sequence ATGCTGAAGCTGACGGAGAACGCGATCGAGTGCTGTCGTGACGTCGGTCGGATCGCGAAGGTGATCGCGAAGCACGATCGCTCGCTCGCAGATCAGCTGCGGCGCGCGATCACGTCGGTCGCGCTGAACGCGGCGGAAGGAACGAGCGCGCACGACGGGAACGGGCGACAGAGGTTCCGAACCGCGCTCGGCAGCGCGCGTGAGGTCGATGTCGCGCTGCGCGTCGCCGAGGCGCTCGGGTACCTCGATGGGCTCGATGCCGCGCTGATGCAGAAGCTCGACCGGATCTGCGCGGCGCTGTGGAAGCTGACGCGATGA
- a CDS encoding YciI family protein — translation MRVLVIIKANKASETGQMPSEKLITEMGKFNEDLLKAGVLLGGEGLHPSSKGKRVVCSPSGKKTVVDGPFAETKELIAGFWIWKVASMQEAVDWVRRVPMPEGETEESTIEIRPIFEAEDFGAEFTAEERAREDRMRAELEARAAKK, via the coding sequence ATGCGCGTTCTCGTGATCATCAAGGCGAACAAGGCGTCGGAGACGGGTCAGATGCCGAGCGAGAAGCTCATCACCGAGATGGGCAAGTTCAACGAGGACCTGCTGAAGGCGGGCGTCCTCCTCGGGGGCGAGGGCCTGCACCCGAGCTCGAAGGGCAAGCGCGTCGTCTGCTCGCCGAGCGGCAAGAAGACCGTCGTCGACGGGCCCTTCGCGGAGACCAAGGAGCTCATCGCGGGCTTCTGGATCTGGAAGGTCGCGTCGATGCAGGAGGCGGTCGACTGGGTGCGCCGCGTGCCGATGCCCGAGGGCGAGACCGAGGAGTCGACGATCGAGATCCGCCCGATCTTCGAGGCCGAGGACTTCGGCGCGGAATTCACGGCGGAGGAGCGCGCGCGCGAGGACCGCATGCGCGCCGAGCTCGAGGCCCGCGCCGCGAAGAAGTGA
- a CDS encoding YciI family protein: MRFMLLMIPKGYEAAPPGTIPDDVERVTAMAKYNESLQQAGVLLALDGLHPPSMGARVSFRGGKPKVVDGPFAEAKEVVGGYWLIQVRSRDEAIEWARRCPASDDEMIEVRQVQEWSEYPADVREVLKPDLTAR, translated from the coding sequence ATGCGCTTCATGCTGCTGATGATCCCGAAGGGCTACGAGGCCGCGCCCCCGGGCACGATCCCCGACGACGTCGAGCGCGTCACGGCGATGGCGAAGTACAACGAGTCGCTGCAGCAGGCGGGCGTGCTGCTCGCGCTCGATGGGCTGCATCCGCCGTCGATGGGCGCGCGCGTCTCGTTCCGCGGCGGCAAGCCGAAGGTGGTCGACGGGCCGTTCGCCGAGGCGAAGGAGGTGGTCGGCGGCTACTGGCTCATCCAGGTGCGCTCGCGCGACGAGGCGATCGAGTGGGCCCGCCGTTGCCCCGCGAGTGACGACGAGATGATCGAGGTGCGGCAGGTGCAGGAGTGGTCGGAGTACCCGGCGGACGTGCGCGAGGTGCTCAAGCCGGATCTCACGGCGCGGTGA
- a CDS encoding GFA family protein, giving the protein MKKTYRGSCHCGAVRFEADLDLAKGTIRCNCSLCRKARNWLAFAVGPDFRLLAGEDALVDYRHTPPGKSEPFLHLTFCRHCGIRAFARGGYLPAFGDSFHAVNVTCLDDASHEELASAPIQWPDGANDDWDHESPHRYF; this is encoded by the coding sequence ATGAAGAAGACCTATCGCGGCTCCTGTCATTGCGGCGCGGTGCGCTTCGAGGCCGACCTCGACCTCGCGAAGGGCACCATCCGCTGCAACTGCTCGCTCTGTCGCAAGGCGCGGAACTGGCTCGCGTTCGCGGTCGGGCCCGACTTCCGGCTGCTGGCGGGAGAGGACGCGCTCGTCGACTACCGTCACACCCCGCCGGGCAAGTCGGAGCCGTTCCTGCACCTCACGTTCTGCCGTCACTGCGGCATCCGCGCGTTCGCGCGCGGCGGGTACCTGCCGGCCTTCGGGGACTCGTTCCACGCGGTGAACGTGACGTGCCTCGACGACGCATCGCACGAAGAGCTCGCGAGCGCGCCGATCCAGTGGCCCGACGGCGCGAACGACGACTGGGACCACGAGTCGCCGCATCGGTACTTCTGA
- a CDS encoding response regulator, with protein MTKPIRVLVADDQDLVRTGLRMILEAQPGIVVVGEAGDGVRAVRLARELRPDVCLFDIRMPQMDGIEATRRLAGPGVDDPLAVVVITTFDLDEHVHGALKAGARGFLLKDAGPELLVQAIHAAAAGDALIAPSITARLLETFVARGGGPPPASPAEPLTEREEEVLRTLARGRTNLEIASELHISLSTVKSHVASLMGKLGARNRVEIAMWAYETRRVRPR; from the coding sequence ATGACGAAGCCGATCCGCGTGCTCGTCGCCGACGATCAGGATCTCGTGCGGACCGGGCTCCGCATGATCCTCGAGGCGCAGCCCGGCATCGTGGTGGTCGGCGAGGCGGGCGACGGCGTGCGCGCGGTGCGGCTCGCGCGCGAGCTGCGTCCCGACGTGTGTCTCTTCGACATCCGCATGCCGCAGATGGACGGCATCGAGGCGACACGCCGGCTCGCCGGGCCCGGCGTGGACGATCCGCTCGCGGTCGTGGTGATCACGACGTTCGATCTCGACGAGCACGTGCACGGCGCGCTGAAGGCGGGCGCGCGCGGGTTCTTGCTGAAGGACGCGGGGCCCGAGCTGCTCGTGCAGGCCATCCACGCCGCGGCGGCCGGCGATGCGTTGATCGCGCCGAGCATCACCGCGCGGCTGCTCGAGACGTTCGTCGCGCGCGGCGGAGGCCCTCCGCCCGCGTCGCCCGCGGAGCCGCTCACCGAGCGCGAGGAGGAGGTGCTGCGCACCCTCGCGCGCGGCCGCACCAACCTCGAGATCGCGAGCGAGCTCCACATCAGCCTGAGCACGGTGAAGAGCCACGTCGCGAGCCTCATGGGCAAGCTCGGCGCGCGCAACCGCGTGGAGATCGCGATGTGGGCCTACGAGACGCGACGCGTGCGGCCTCGTTGA
- a CDS encoding RNA polymerase sigma factor, producing the protein MKNDVGRTIDAVWRIESPRIVGALLRMTRDVALAEELAQEALLAALERWPEHGIPDNPSAWLVTTAKNRALDELRRRKMLARKHEEIGRELDERDAPDLETAIDEDVGDDVLRLVLIACHPVLSTEARVALTLRLVAGLTTEEIARAFLVAEPTVAQRITRAKRTLAEARVPFEVPRGAELAERLESVLEVVYLVFNEGYLATSGDDLMRPQLCEDALRLGRILAALVPNEPEVHGLVALMELSASRADARVDAKGDPVLLLEQDRARWSPLLIRRGLEALARAESLQRPLGPYTIQAAIAACHARARTARETDWARIVALYDALAQITGSPVVELNRAVAVGMAFGPEQALELVDALQEESVLRDYHLLYAVRADLLIKLGRAREARAELERAAFLAKNARDKAMLLDRASKLGD; encoded by the coding sequence ATGAAGAACGACGTGGGACGAACCATCGACGCGGTGTGGAGGATCGAGTCTCCACGCATCGTCGGCGCGCTCCTCCGCATGACGCGCGACGTCGCGCTCGCCGAGGAGCTCGCGCAGGAGGCGCTCCTCGCGGCGCTCGAGCGCTGGCCCGAGCACGGCATCCCCGACAACCCGAGCGCGTGGCTCGTCACGACCGCGAAGAACCGCGCGCTCGACGAGCTGCGCCGCCGCAAGATGCTCGCGCGCAAGCACGAGGAGATCGGTCGCGAGCTCGACGAGCGCGACGCGCCGGACCTCGAGACCGCGATCGACGAGGACGTCGGCGACGACGTGCTGCGCCTCGTGCTCATCGCGTGTCATCCGGTGCTCTCCACCGAGGCGCGCGTCGCGCTCACGCTGCGCCTCGTCGCGGGCCTCACGACCGAGGAGATCGCGCGCGCGTTCCTGGTCGCCGAGCCCACCGTCGCGCAGCGCATCACGCGCGCGAAGCGCACGCTCGCCGAGGCGCGCGTGCCCTTCGAGGTCCCACGCGGCGCGGAGCTCGCGGAGCGGCTCGAGTCGGTGCTCGAGGTCGTCTACCTCGTGTTCAACGAGGGCTATCTCGCGACGTCGGGCGACGATCTCATGCGACCGCAGCTCTGCGAGGACGCGCTGCGCCTCGGGCGCATCCTCGCGGCGCTGGTGCCGAACGAGCCCGAGGTGCACGGCCTGGTCGCGCTGATGGAGCTCTCGGCGTCGCGCGCCGATGCGCGCGTCGATGCGAAGGGCGACCCGGTGCTCCTGCTCGAGCAGGATCGCGCGCGCTGGAGCCCGCTGCTCATCCGTCGCGGCCTCGAGGCGCTCGCGCGCGCCGAGTCGCTGCAGCGCCCGCTCGGCCCGTACACGATCCAGGCCGCGATCGCCGCGTGCCACGCGCGGGCGCGCACCGCGCGAGAGACCGACTGGGCCCGCATCGTCGCGCTCTACGATGCGCTCGCACAGATCACCGGCTCGCCGGTGGTCGAGCTCAACCGCGCGGTCGCCGTCGGCATGGCGTTCGGCCCAGAGCAAGCGCTCGAGCTCGTCGACGCGCTCCAGGAAGAGAGCGTCCTGCGCGACTACCACCTGCTCTACGCGGTGCGCGCCGACCTGCTGATCAAGCTGGGACGAGCGCGCGAAGCGCGCGCCGAGCTCGAGCGCGCAGCGTTCCTCGCGAAGAACGCCCGCGACAAGGCGATGCTGCTCGACCGCGCGTCGAAGCTCGGCGATTGA
- a CDS encoding DUF2306 domain-containing protein, with product MAHSTSLPLAAPRSDFGILAGLLALAAVPTLAGVARLLALAIGDPTLAENARFAADPIPAIVHVVSATTFSVLGALQLAPGMRRRALGWHRAAGRVLAPLGLAAALSGLWMTLVYPPGPLDGSALFAMRLVAGTAMAGFVVAGLVAVRRRDFVAHGAWMTRAYAIGIGAGTQALTHVPLVLVDGLQSEASHAAAMGAGWAINVVVAEWALQRRRHVGPVMRAVVYERYGGPEVLRIAEVPRPTPGPGQVLVRVACASINAADARLMRADPFLARLANGLFRPRRRILGVDVAGIVVAVGPGVTKHAIGDAVMGDTFLDGLGGFAEHVCVSERSLVGVPEGLSFAEAAAVPLASITAISALARARLAPGASIEIYGAGGGVGTFLVQIAKARGLRVTAVCGPKSVELVRSLGADRVLDRSAGDADDERYDAVLGVNGHRPLAAHRARLAPRGTYVMVGGANAQIFEALLLGWRRFRGGEQRIEVLTLDEAPRTAELEEARALLATGALRPVIDRVFPLAEAADAMRYVERGHVRGKVVLDARSDEFGGAHPSTSS from the coding sequence ATGGCCCACTCCACCTCGCTCCCACTCGCCGCGCCGAGATCCGACTTCGGGATCCTCGCCGGACTGCTCGCGCTCGCCGCGGTGCCGACCCTCGCGGGCGTCGCTCGGCTGCTCGCGCTCGCGATCGGCGATCCGACGCTCGCCGAGAACGCGCGCTTCGCTGCCGATCCGATCCCCGCGATCGTGCACGTCGTGAGCGCGACGACGTTCAGCGTGCTCGGCGCGCTCCAGCTCGCGCCGGGGATGCGTCGCCGCGCGCTCGGGTGGCACCGTGCGGCGGGGCGCGTGCTCGCGCCGCTCGGGCTCGCCGCTGCGCTCTCGGGGCTGTGGATGACGCTCGTGTACCCGCCGGGGCCGCTCGATGGGTCGGCGCTCTTCGCGATGCGCCTCGTCGCCGGCACCGCGATGGCGGGCTTCGTGGTGGCGGGGCTGGTCGCGGTGCGGCGTCGCGACTTCGTCGCGCACGGCGCGTGGATGACGCGCGCGTACGCGATCGGGATCGGGGCGGGGACGCAGGCGCTCACGCACGTGCCGCTCGTGCTGGTCGACGGGCTCCAGAGCGAGGCGAGCCACGCCGCGGCGATGGGCGCGGGCTGGGCGATCAACGTCGTGGTCGCGGAGTGGGCGCTGCAGCGACGACGTCACGTCGGGCCGGTGATGCGCGCCGTGGTGTACGAGCGCTACGGAGGCCCCGAGGTGTTGCGCATCGCCGAGGTGCCGCGTCCGACGCCGGGGCCCGGACAGGTGCTGGTGCGGGTGGCGTGCGCGTCGATCAACGCGGCCGACGCCCGCTTGATGCGCGCCGATCCGTTCCTCGCGCGGCTCGCGAACGGGCTCTTCCGACCGCGCCGGCGGATCCTCGGCGTCGACGTCGCGGGCATCGTCGTGGCGGTGGGCCCGGGCGTGACGAAGCACGCGATCGGCGATGCGGTGATGGGCGACACGTTCCTCGACGGGCTCGGCGGGTTCGCGGAGCACGTGTGCGTGTCGGAGCGCTCGCTCGTCGGGGTGCCCGAGGGCCTGTCGTTCGCGGAGGCGGCCGCGGTGCCGCTCGCGTCGATCACCGCGATCTCCGCGCTCGCGCGGGCGCGGCTCGCGCCGGGCGCGTCGATCGAGATCTACGGGGCGGGCGGAGGGGTCGGAACGTTCCTCGTGCAGATCGCGAAGGCGCGCGGGCTGCGCGTCACCGCGGTGTGCGGGCCGAAGAGCGTCGAGCTGGTGCGCTCGCTCGGCGCCGATCGCGTGCTCGACCGCTCGGCGGGCGACGCCGACGACGAGCGCTACGACGCGGTGCTCGGCGTGAACGGCCATCGCCCGCTCGCCGCGCACCGGGCGCGCCTCGCGCCGCGCGGCACGTACGTGATGGTCGGCGGGGCGAACGCGCAGATCTTCGAGGCGCTGTTGCTCGGGTGGCGGCGGTTCCGGGGAGGCGAGCAGCGCATCGAGGTGCTGACGCTCGACGAGGCGCCGCGCACCGCCGAGCTCGAGGAGGCGCGCGCGCTGCTCGCGACGGGCGCGCTCCGCCCGGTGATCGATCGCGTCTTCCCGCTCGCGGAGGCCGCGGACGCGATGCGCTACGTGGAGCGAGGGCACGTGCGCGGAAAGGTGGTGCTCGACGCGCGCAGCGATGAATTCGGCGGCGCTCATCCGTCTACGTCTTCATGA
- a CDS encoding NAD(P)H-binding protein has protein sequence MAPEAPSAAAPILVTGAAGRVGAMGRMLVERLRESGLAVRALVHREDARADALRATGAEVVLGDLTRTEDVARALAGCRRVYFGMSVSEQYLAATTAVAAVARAQGDLEVLVNISQMTVSQMSLTDQTDSPQQRLHWLAEQVLAWSGLPVVEIRPTVLFENPFFLSWAAESIRRDGTIRLPFGAGRTSPVAARDVVDAVAVILRDPAPHIGRTYELTGPRSQDMRTIAAQYAAALHRPVTYVDVPFEQWRDHELGPRNLPEHLRHHIEVMARLHAANRYDRATSDVETITGHPATDIVQDVAGHVAEFAA, from the coding sequence ATGGCACCCGAAGCGCCGAGCGCGGCAGCGCCGATCCTGGTCACCGGAGCCGCGGGACGGGTCGGCGCGATGGGCCGCATGCTGGTGGAGCGCCTGCGCGAGAGCGGCCTCGCAGTGCGCGCGCTCGTCCATCGCGAGGACGCGCGCGCCGACGCGCTGCGCGCGACCGGCGCCGAGGTCGTGCTCGGCGATCTCACGCGCACCGAGGACGTGGCGCGCGCCCTCGCGGGCTGCCGTCGCGTGTACTTCGGCATGAGCGTGTCCGAGCAATACCTCGCCGCGACCACCGCGGTCGCCGCGGTGGCGCGCGCGCAGGGCGACCTCGAGGTGCTGGTGAACATCTCGCAGATGACGGTCTCGCAGATGAGCCTCACCGACCAGACCGACTCGCCCCAGCAGCGGCTGCACTGGCTCGCGGAGCAGGTGCTCGCGTGGTCGGGGCTCCCGGTCGTCGAGATCCGCCCGACGGTGCTGTTCGAGAACCCGTTCTTCCTCTCGTGGGCCGCCGAGTCGATCCGGCGCGACGGCACGATCCGTCTCCCGTTCGGCGCGGGACGCACCTCGCCCGTCGCCGCGCGCGACGTGGTCGACGCGGTCGCGGTGATCCTGCGCGACCCCGCGCCGCACATCGGTCGCACGTACGAGCTCACCGGGCCGCGATCGCAGGACATGCGCACGATCGCCGCGCAGTACGCCGCGGCGCTGCACCGCCCGGTGACCTACGTCGACGTGCCGTTCGAGCAGTGGCGCGATCACGAGCTCGGGCCGCGCAACCTGCCGGAGCACCTGCGACACCACATCGAGGTGATGGCGCGCCTCCACGCCGCGAACCGCTACGATCGCGCCACGTCCGACGTGGAGACGATCACCGGTCACCCCGCGACCGACATCGTGCAGGACGTCGCGGGGCACGTCGCGGAGTTCGCGGCCTGA
- a CDS encoding glycosyltransferase — MRVVLATVGTRGDVQPMLALAQALTRRGHHAIVACPDSFAPWVRSFGVEHRALGEDLQALMAEKGASFERSLASMKSYFREQLLQQAPALLDITRGADAIVGTAMAWMAPSVAEKLGIPALELLPTSCAPSRLHPPPLMPFYGLPQWLNALLWWTSDHIQNGLMGAPVNEARATLALPPIASFTSHLFVDVPAVIAADDTLLPPDPAWNGRYPYAGFLFLDDPAPLDPALDAWLAKGEPPIHVGFGSMAGGHPERVVAVLHDVARATGRRVLVAAGSAKLGALPEELHVVRDAPHAKLFPRVAVAVHHGGSGTTAAALRAGVPQVVLPMMLDQFHHAHHLARAGLAPKAPSMAKVTAKTLVRAIEEALALPDAPRRAMSERLRASDAGNVIVDRLEQMTRARA, encoded by the coding sequence ATGCGCGTCGTGCTCGCGACCGTCGGCACTCGAGGGGACGTCCAGCCCATGCTCGCGCTCGCGCAGGCGCTCACGCGGCGCGGGCACCACGCGATCGTCGCGTGCCCCGACTCGTTCGCGCCGTGGGTGCGCTCGTTCGGCGTCGAGCACCGCGCGCTCGGCGAAGATCTCCAGGCGCTCATGGCCGAGAAGGGCGCGTCGTTCGAGCGCTCGCTCGCGAGCATGAAGTCGTACTTCCGCGAGCAGCTGCTCCAGCAAGCGCCCGCGCTGCTCGACATCACGCGCGGCGCCGACGCGATCGTCGGCACCGCGATGGCGTGGATGGCGCCTTCGGTCGCGGAGAAGCTCGGCATCCCGGCGCTCGAGCTCTTGCCCACGTCGTGCGCGCCCTCGCGCCTCCACCCGCCGCCGCTGATGCCGTTCTACGGCTTGCCGCAGTGGCTCAACGCGCTCTTGTGGTGGACCAGCGATCACATCCAGAACGGCCTCATGGGCGCGCCGGTGAACGAAGCGCGCGCGACGCTCGCGCTCCCGCCGATCGCGTCGTTCACGAGCCACCTCTTCGTCGACGTGCCCGCAGTGATCGCGGCCGACGACACGCTGCTCCCGCCCGACCCCGCGTGGAACGGGCGCTATCCCTACGCGGGCTTCCTGTTCCTCGACGATCCCGCGCCGCTCGATCCCGCGCTCGACGCGTGGCTCGCGAAGGGCGAGCCCCCGATCCACGTCGGGTTCGGCAGCATGGCGGGCGGTCACCCCGAGCGCGTCGTGGCCGTGCTCCACGACGTCGCGCGCGCGACCGGCCGTCGCGTGCTGGTCGCGGCGGGCTCCGCGAAGCTCGGCGCGTTGCCGGAAGAACTCCACGTCGTGCGCGATGCGCCGCACGCGAAGCTGTTCCCGCGCGTCGCGGTCGCGGTGCACCACGGCGGCTCGGGCACCACCGCGGCCGCGCTGCGCGCCGGCGTGCCCCAGGTCGTGCTCCCGATGATGCTCGACCAGTTCCACCACGCGCACCACCTCGCGCGCGCCGGCCTCGCGCCGAAGGCGCCGAGCATGGCGAAGGTCACCGCGAAGACCCTCGTCCGCGCGATCGAGGAAGCGCTCGCGCTGCCCGACGCGCCCCGCCGCGCGATGTCCGAGCGGCTCCGCGCGAGCGATGCGGGCAACGTGATCGTCGACCGCCTCGAGCAGATGACGCGCGCACGCGCGTGA